The Oscillatoria sp. FACHB-1407 nucleotide sequence TGCCAGTCACACCACAGCCTTTGGTTCTTATAACAATGCCTATGCCTTCAAGCTGTTGGGATTTCTACAACGGACTCAACTCAATTTCATCGCCAATCCGTTGATCAACATCACATTGCAGGGGCGTACCGATACCTATCCCAAGCGACGGGGCGTGACGCGAGTCAAGGAATTGTGGCAACAGGGCACGAATGTCAGTTTGGGGCACGACTGCATTCAAGACCCCTGGTATTCCCTGGGTACAGGGAACATGCTGGATGTTGCCAATATGGCGGTGCATGTGTGTCAGATGACAGGAACCCCCGAAATTGATGCTTGCTACAACATGGTGACGTGGCAGGGGGCAAAAACGCTGCACCTTGAGGATCAGTATGGGGTTGAGGTGGGTAAACCTGCCAATCTGATTGTGCTCGATGCCAGCGTTCCAATGGTGCAACCAACTCAGTTGCGGTATGAAGCAATTCGGCGACGTGCAACGGTGCGGTATGTGATTTCAAGAGGCAAGTTGTTAGCTCATACGGAACCGGCTCAAGCGCACTGGAAGGGGTAGTGGGGAAAGGATAAAGGCTCAACGATAAAGGATAAAGAGCAAGGATAAAGGATGAAGGATAAAGGATAAAGGATGAAGGATGAAGGATGAAGGATAAAGGATGAAGGATAAAGGATAGGAAAGCCGTGAAGGATAAGAGTGAGGCAGTAAGAGAGTAGATCTCGTTTTGGCGTTGCTGAATAAGAATATGAGATCGCGAGCAAGATGCTCGCACTCCCTTGTGATGATCGCGATAGGGTGAGCGTCTCGCTCACGTTGGGAATTTACGTATCATTTGTCATTTCAGCAACGCCCTCGTTTTCTCTCATCCTTTATCCCTTATCCTTCACAACTAGCACCTTTCTACTTCTTCTAGCCCAGGAACTTCACTCCCGCCGCAGCCAGGATACCTGCGATCGCCGCTGTTGCAACCGACGTAATCGCCGTACCAAACACCCACCAGGCAGCGGATGCAGCCGTTTTTTGCACTTCTTCCGCCTGTTCTTTGGCTTGATGTTTTAAGGCTCTAACCCGCTCTTGGGCTTTGGTCTGCACTCGTTCTGCGCGTTGCAATACACTGTCGCGTGCCGCTTCGATCTGGTCGATGACTTGATTCACCTGCTCCTCTGAGAGATTGGATCGTGAGGTGAGCAGCGTGACGAGCGTTTCGCGATCGAACTGACTGAGGCGATCCTTCAAGGCGTCGAATCCCGCTTCTGGATCGTCAAACAACTTGCGAACATCGCGTTGAATGTTGTCGTAGTTGAGTTCAGGAAGATCGAGGGAGTCGAGATAATTCCGTACGTTGCCAGTGACTTTATCCGTTGCATTTTGCACCTGATCTTTGACTGCGCGAACAGGTTGCAGGAGTTGTTGTTGAATGGACTTCGCCTGATCGAGCACCTGATCCACGATGCGATTGGCTTCTTCTTCCGTCACATCTTGCCGTTGAGTCAGCAGGGAAACCAACGTACCCCGATCGACTTGAGAGAGGCGATCGCTTAACTGCTCAACTCCCGCTTTGGGGTGTTTGAACAAGCGTTGTAGGTCACGTTGAATGCCTTCTGGGTTCAATTCCTCACGATTGGTGTTTCGCAGGTAATCAGTGAGATCTGTGGTGAAATCCTGGACGCGATCGCGAGTTCGAGTAGCGATTTCACGGGGCGATCGGGCGATCGATTGTAGCGTCTCAAACACTTGATCGATGGCTCGATTCACCTGCTCCTCACTCAAATCCTGGCGTTGGCTCAGCAGTCTCACTAGCGTATCGCGATCGACGTGCGACAACCGTTCTCCCAGAGCAGAAACCCCGGCTTGCGGGTCGTTGAGCAACTGTTGCAAATCGCGCTGGATGCCTTCTGGGTTGAGTTCCTCTAGATTCGTGCTCCGCAAATAGTCTGCGATTTGAGTGGTGAGGCGATCGACCTGTTCTCTGGCTTGTTCGGCGAGTTCGCGAGGCGTGTGCAAAATCTCATCACGCACGGATTCAAACTGGTCAATCAGTTGATTGACCTGCTGTGAACTCAGGTCTTGCCGTTGAGAAAGCACCTGCTGCAATGAAGTGCGGTTGAGTTGTCCTAAACCTGCCCGCAGTGTTCCAAAACCTCGTTCAGGTGCCTGCAACATTTGCTGCAAGGTCTGTTGGATGGCGGTCGGAGTTAGCTCAGTCGGATTGGTTTCTGTCAGATAACGCTCGACCTGTTGACGAAATTCTCCGGCTTCTGCCTGCAACTGGTTCCAGGTTTCCTGAGATTGGTTGAGGAAGCGATCGCGTGCCCCTTCCAGATCGTTGAGAATCCGCTCTGTTTCTTCTGGGTTGAGGTCTTGTCGCCCTGCCAAAAGCATTTGCGTCAAGGCATCGCGATCGAATTGCAGTAAGCGGTTGCCCAGCATTTCATAGGTCGCATCGGGATCTGCTAACAAAGCCGTGAAATCCTGTTGAATGCTTTCGCTCATCAGTGCCTCTTTCGGGGCTGATTTTAGATAAGTTTCAACGCGATGGCGCAGGCCAGCGATGCGTTCCTGTTCTTCAGCAGCCCGCACCGTATCCAGCACTTCCTGTCGCACGACTTCTAACTCGTCGGCAATGTCGTTAATCTGCTCAACCACGACGCCTTCACGCCGATTCAGCACCCCAACAAAATAGCTACGGTTCAACTGTTCGAGTTGCTGCCGGACTAACCCTGCATTGGCTTCTGGGTCAAATAGCACTTCTCTAAAACCGCGATCGAGATTCTCTGGGCGCAAATACCAACCGGGAGAGTTGAGCAAATAGTTTTCCACATCGGAACGAATGGTGAAAGCGGGCTGACGACTCAATCCTTTAACGGCTTGGCCCGCTTGTTGTCCCAAGTGACTCGCTTGCTGACCGACCTGATTGGCTTGTTGTCCCAGTTGCTCTCTGGCGGCATTGAGCGATCGCGTCACTTTCTCAACGGAGATGTCTGAAAACCCCAGTGCATTCAGCACCTTGGTCAAATCTTCCGGGTTGAGCTTGGCTAATCCACTGCGTCCGGTGAGGGTTGCAATCAAGGTATCAGTTCCCAGTTGCATGGTGCGCTCCCGTAGACCCACACCGCCTTGTTGCGGTTGACTTTCACCGTTGGTGAGGCCTCCATTGGCTTGCCCGTTGCCATTGCTAGGAAGTTTGATGCCTAGAAGTTGAGTCAGACGCTCGCGCAGTTTGCCCGATTCCAAATCTTCAGGAGTTGCTGAACGAATAATGTTTAATAAATCAGAGTTCTCAAAGGCAGGCAGGTTGGCGTTGCTCAACAGTGTCATTGCTTGATTTGGAACGTTGTTGAGATCGAGTTGAGGGATTTGAGGCAAACGAATGTTGGAGACATAGCCCTCCAGATTTTCGCGCAGGCGATCGCTACTCAAAGCCGATTGCAACTCCCGTTTCACCACATCTACGGATGCTTCGACCGTATCGGTTACTTGTTTGCTAGCTGCTCGACCACTGAGAGCCGTTGCTACCGTTCCAACGACCCCTTGCAGCCCGGTGTTGGCTGCACTGCCGACTGTACCAACTACAGAGGCGATCGCTTGCGAACTCAGCCACACCAGCAGCAAGAAATAAACTGACCAGATGACCACAGAGACGATCGCGGCTAATCCTGCGTCGTGAATTAGCGTCAATTTCACAGCTAAAAAGCACGCGATAAACACGGCTGTATTCACAATAAACAGGGTTGTTGTGCCAACTTTGGCTTCAATTTTGCGAAGCTTTTTGCCCCAGGTTCTCTCCTTGTCACGACTATAGTCGTCATCTGTGTCAGCAGGATTTATCCCGGCTGAAATGCCAATTGCGACTGAGAGATTGCTGAGGATAAATTGAAATGCAAATGCCATCACCACTCCAGCAATCAGCGCAATAAAAAATTGCGGTCCTGAGAGAAATGACAGAGCAAAATCCTCCGTTAAGGACGGGACTTGAGCAAAATACTGGAACATAGAATTTTTCCTGCTGTGTGCGTGGAGATGAAGCGCAATGCGAAGCAGTGTCAATGGATGAAACCTGATCCATCAACAACAAAACTGATTTGTGTAAATGATTTGTAGAGAAAGTTTGTGATGAATAGTAGGTTGGTTTACTACTACCCTAATCGTTAAAGATTGGTTTACCCTCCACTAAGGGAGTAGGACAGTTACCCCTCAAAAGGGAGAGCTTAGGTGAATAGAGTTAGTTTTTGTATTAAGAAACGAGGTAACGGCAAAGCATTCTGCAAAGAGTCTCCATAGCAACCGAGAGGTTGTTTAGCTGACTGCCTGACAAATCTTTGATGCTTGGCGATTGAAATCGCAGACTTCAGCGTGAGCTCAGTCGAACGCTATAAGAACAAAACCTGCCGACGTGGGTTACAGAAAACCTGGATGCATCCAGTCCGCGCCGGCAGACTTCGATCGGATAGGCGCGAATTCCATTCGCCAGCCACAGCAGGGAATATCAAGGGTTTCAGAACTTTTGTCAGTCAATCGGGTTGTTTAGGATGGGGTGCAGGGGTGGAACCCCTGGCTGGGAGCGCAGCCCCCACACCCCCTTGTATAAACTGCCTCGGCAGTTGCTATATGGAATCATTAGAGCTTTTTTGAATGCTCTGCCCCTCAGGTTTGATTTATCAAACCCCTACACAGCAAACACTATACGGTTGCTGTCATGTGTTGTTGAATTTTACTCTTAGCAGACTTGAATTCCGTTGACATTTGTTCTTTTTGTGTGTCATTGCAGTTGCGATCGATCGCGGCAAACATGGTGCTTTCTTCTTGACGAATGTGGTCGCCAACCGCACCCATCAAATCTTTGATTTTAGATTTGAATGCATCGACGGAATTCGGGTCCATGGCTCGAATTTCATCCAGCATCCGCTTCATTTCCGCTTGTTCGTCGTACAACTCTTGGGTGTTGTCATCACCATAAAAAGAACGAACGTTGGGGTAAACTACTTCTTCTTCCGCTTGTGCGTGAGCTAACAAATCTTTGTAGAGTTGTCCAAAGTATTCTTGTAGCTTTTGTGGATCGTTCGTTGCTCCGATTTCAGTGAAAATGGTGTTTACCTTGTTGTGATCCAAACGAATCAGCGTTTGGATATTCATGTCTTGTTTTTTCGTGTTTTGGGTGATGACACTGCCTGCAATACCGGAGAAAGCGGCGATCGCATCTTGTACCCGTGCCCACAATCCCTGATCGGCGTCCTGACCCGTCATTTCACGCACGCCAATCTGTTCCATTATGCCTTTGAGTTGCTCTTGATGAGCACGACCTTCAAAGTTAACGGTGTTGAGCGGGGAGATTGCTACTTCAATATCGGCTCCGACTTTTTGAGCCGCTTTGTGGATGACAATGCCGCTCATAGCTTGTCCGTGTTTGATCAACTCATGATGAATCAGCTTGTGGTAGAACGACAAATCATTGCCGGACATCATCCGTTCAAACTGTTCAATAAACACGTTGGTTCCGGGATGTGGCTCCGACTGAACCCCATATTGAACAATCACTGTATCGATGATGCCTATATTTTTCTGATCATCCTCCAGCATGTTTTGCAAGCGATCGCGGACATCTTGATCAGGGCACTCGTTAATCAGCCGTTGATCATTTCTCAAGATGAAGTTTTGAAATGCCTTCAAATCCGCCAATTTTTGGGCGATCGCCATCCGCTTTTCATCATCCAATGTCAATACCATAAATAAAATTCTCCTTTATCAAAATTGTTGCTTCCCGTTGCGAGCGCATGACAAAAACCGTTGAACACATCAAATGCTCAACGAATGAATGGCAGCGATCGCGCAGGCAATGCCTCAATTCTGGAAATCAGGAGGCTTTCCTTCAGCTACCCAGGGTTAGATGTTTGTATCGGCAATTACGATAGCAACAAGTTTTAACTGGTTGGGCTGGCTTCTTCGGTTGCCGGAGTCGTAGCGGGTGCGGGTTGGCTTATCATCCGAATCTCAGAACAAAAAGACGCCAAAGTCGCTCCATTCGCAGGTTTTAGCAAACTATTTCTCAAGCGCAAGTTGTCGCCAGCAAACCAGATGCGCTCCTCAAAATACATCGTGTCCGATTCTGTGATTAAGGTCAGAGCATCATCACTGCCCATGACATAACGACCTGAAACACTGGGTTGTCCGGGACTGCCCATGCCACTCAACAACCGACCTGCATTGGTCTGCGCCGGATCTGCCAATGGCACCAGAACCGTTGAGCCGATCTGTTTCTGCGTTTTCCAATCCATGTTGCCTTCCCAACTGATCCGCATCCCAATTAGGGCAGAAGCCGGATCAACTCCATGCAACTCACACAGTTTGATCACGTCAGGTGCATCACTTGGCATCACCTCAATCTGAAGCGTCGATTTGCCATTTTCAGATTGTTTTGATGCAAAATTGTGGCTGGTTCGCTGTGAAATCCACTTTCCAGCACTGTGTTGAAAAAACGCTGTGATATCCATGAATCAAATCAGGCAGGTTGTTATAGGCACTCCTTTATCTTAAACCGAAGCTGCGATCGCCAGAAATCTTCCAAAATCGTAAATCTAAAATCAAAATCGCCCTAAACCCAATCCTCCACGGTCAACGCCCAGCGTTCGTGATCGCGCCATGCCCCATTGATATAGAGATACCGTCGTGAGAATCCCTCTTCTGTAAAGCCCAATCGTTGGATCAGGGCGATCGACCTCTGGTTTTCGGGTTGCACGTTTGCCTCCAGACGATGTAAGCCAAGATTGAAGAAGGCATAGTCAATCACGAGGCGCAATCCCTCGGTCATCAACCCCTGCCCCGCAAACTCGGCACTGCCGTAGTAGCCCAAATAGGCATTTTGAAAGGCTTTGTAGAAGATCTGGCTGAGATTGGCAACGCCCACAATGCGATCGCTCTCACGATGACAGATCAACAATCCCTCAAAGTCGTCGTTTTGACAGCGACGAATGTAGGCTTTACAGCCCTCCTCTGTTAACGCTGGAAATGCCCAGGGAAAATGAAATTCTTGACTGGCTTGATGTAATACCAACAACGCCTGCCAGTCGTCTTCAGTCGGTTTTCGGATAGACACCCGCGATCGCATCTATCCACCCCGACGCAACCAATTGACCAGTTGAATCACTTGTTTTTCGAGCCACAACATTCCCTGGTCAATCCATTCCAATACCTGTTGCAGGGGATGTTTGACATACGTCACCAGACTTGCCTGAATATCAATCACTCCTTTTTCAGGGGAACGTTGCAAACTACTTGTCTCACCAGGGCGAGCAGGCTGAATCTGGATGTCAGCCAGTGGAACCCGTTCTAGAGTTTCAGCGGCAGGGGCAGCGTTAGGAGCAAGAGAAGTTTGTTGAGCGAGAACCCCAGACCTTGTTGCAACGGACGACTGAGAACCTGTCTTGACGGAGGTAACAGCCCTGGTCCCCGTTGGAACAATGCGACGAGAGCCTGACAACAACGGTAGCTCTGCCCCCGAAGGTAAGGAGGACACTGGCAACTCGATAGCGGAATCTGTTGAGGATGATTGTCGGGACTGAGGCGAGTTTTGTAGAAAGCGGGCAAGACTGGGGATAGCCGCAACTTCTTCCCAGGGGTCATGGAATGTCTCAAGCGTAGTCGTTCTCCTCTGATGGTTGGGGACAAGACTAGCTTCGTGAAAGAGATTGACGGCGATCGCCACAGGGCTGTATTGCATCCACCGCATCAGGTCACAGAACGATCGCACCGGAGGCAGGGCATTTGGTCGTGGTGCCAGTGGTGGTAAGGCATTGAAGGGGGATAATTGCAGGGCAGCAAGCTGTCGCCACTCCCGCAGATAGGAGGCGATCGCGCCAATCATCCGTCGCCGCAGATAGTCGTCCTGCTCTGGCGTGAGGATATCAAGAATTTGGTTTTGCACCGTTACCAAAACCAGCTTGCGGGTTGTTAGCAAGGAGGCAATGCCACGAATCGGGTCAGCTTGAACGGTTGCCAACTGGTCGGGTGTTGCTTGCAGGGAGGGCTTAGGAGAGTCCTCCAAGGTTTGCAAATTTGGGGAGTTGAGCGACTTTAGCTCTAAATCCGTTCCTCTCCTGAGGAACTGATCTGCTAGTTTTTTGAGTTCCCTCAAAATGCGGTTATTTTGACTCTTCACTCCCTCAGCTTGAAGGAGCCTGGCAGCCTCAAAGCCGTCCAAATTCCCCTGGTTGAGGGGGAGGCTGGAGGCAGAGCGATCGCAGCCTGGAATGTCTACAGGTAAAGCAAATGTCTGGACAGTCGCTAAAGTCTGTTTTACAGGCGCATCCACCTCAATGGGAGGAGTTACTTCCGGAGCACGAGCCTTTCTTTGTAGGGTGGTTTGCACCGTTCGTTGAGCCGCTTTTAATCGCGGAGTTGTCTGTCGCACAGCCTGTCGCAGTTGCTTCCCGGCTAATCGCGTCGCCTGAAACGCTGCATAGATTGGATACAATGCGATTTGTGCTCCCCAGATGGTTCCCAGTCGTAGTTGTCGCCAGGTTTGCAGAGAGCGATCGCGCAACTGACGGGTTTGTTGCACGATGAATTTGAACAGGCGACTTTGATATGGGTTAGAGGACGACATGAGGAGCTACAAAGAGAAAAAGACCTGCAAAATCTGGTGTAGAGTGCAGAGAGCACCGCGCCATCCCTAAAGGGGAATGCCCCGATCTTAGTAGAAAGATGACCGACTCTGTTGCATCCGTCCCGACTTCCTCTGACGAACGTGTTAATTCCCAAATTGTAAAGTTCATTGAGGCAACCATCACCCGTCTGCGTCAACTAACCCAACGCTCAGTGCAGTCTAACTGGCGCATTCATCTAGGCGATCTGCCTGTGGGAGCGGCGACCCGTTCGGATACCTGGCTAACCTGGGAGATGGGCACCTGCAATGCT carries:
- a CDS encoding GNAT family N-acetyltransferase, with protein sequence MRSRVSIRKPTEDDWQALLVLHQASQEFHFPWAFPALTEEGCKAYIRRCQNDDFEGLLICHRESDRIVGVANLSQIFYKAFQNAYLGYYGSAEFAGQGLMTEGLRLVIDYAFFNLGLHRLEANVQPENQRSIALIQRLGFTEEGFSRRYLYINGAWRDHERWALTVEDWV
- a CDS encoding phycobiliprotein lyase; amino-acid sequence: MDITAFFQHSAGKWISQRTSHNFASKQSENGKSTLQIEVMPSDAPDVIKLCELHGVDPASALIGMRISWEGNMDWKTQKQIGSTVLVPLADPAQTNAGRLLSGMGSPGQPSVSGRYVMGSDDALTLITESDTMYFEERIWFAGDNLRLRNSLLKPANGATLASFCSEIRMISQPAPATTPATEEASPTS
- a CDS encoding hemerythrin domain-containing protein, which gives rise to MVLTLDDEKRMAIAQKLADLKAFQNFILRNDQRLINECPDQDVRDRLQNMLEDDQKNIGIIDTVIVQYGVQSEPHPGTNVFIEQFERMMSGNDLSFYHKLIHHELIKHGQAMSGIVIHKAAQKVGADIEVAISPLNTVNFEGRAHQEQLKGIMEQIGVREMTGQDADQGLWARVQDAIAAFSGIAGSVITQNTKKQDMNIQTLIRLDHNKVNTIFTEIGATNDPQKLQEYFGQLYKDLLAHAQAEEEVVYPNVRSFYGDDNTQELYDEQAEMKRMLDEIRAMDPNSVDAFKSKIKDLMGAVGDHIRQEESTMFAAIDRNCNDTQKEQMSTEFKSAKSKIQQHMTATV
- a CDS encoding MFS transporter codes for the protein MFQYFAQVPSLTEDFALSFLSGPQFFIALIAGVVMAFAFQFILSNLSVAIGISAGINPADTDDDYSRDKERTWGKKLRKIEAKVGTTTLFIVNTAVFIACFLAVKLTLIHDAGLAAIVSVVIWSVYFLLLVWLSSQAIASVVGTVGSAANTGLQGVVGTVATALSGRAASKQVTDTVEASVDVVKRELQSALSSDRLRENLEGYVSNIRLPQIPQLDLNNVPNQAMTLLSNANLPAFENSDLLNIIRSATPEDLESGKLRERLTQLLGIKLPSNGNGQANGGLTNGESQPQQGGVGLRERTMQLGTDTLIATLTGRSGLAKLNPEDLTKVLNALGFSDISVEKVTRSLNAAREQLGQQANQVGQQASHLGQQAGQAVKGLSRQPAFTIRSDVENYLLNSPGWYLRPENLDRGFREVLFDPEANAGLVRQQLEQLNRSYFVGVLNRREGVVVEQINDIADELEVVRQEVLDTVRAAEEQERIAGLRHRVETYLKSAPKEALMSESIQQDFTALLADPDATYEMLGNRLLQFDRDALTQMLLAGRQDLNPEETERILNDLEGARDRFLNQSQETWNQLQAEAGEFRQQVERYLTETNPTELTPTAIQQTLQQMLQAPERGFGTLRAGLGQLNRTSLQQVLSQRQDLSSQQVNQLIDQFESVRDEILHTPRELAEQAREQVDRLTTQIADYLRSTNLEELNPEGIQRDLQQLLNDPQAGVSALGERLSHVDRDTLVRLLSQRQDLSEEQVNRAIDQVFETLQSIARSPREIATRTRDRVQDFTTDLTDYLRNTNREELNPEGIQRDLQRLFKHPKAGVEQLSDRLSQVDRGTLVSLLTQRQDVTEEEANRIVDQVLDQAKSIQQQLLQPVRAVKDQVQNATDKVTGNVRNYLDSLDLPELNYDNIQRDVRKLFDDPEAGFDALKDRLSQFDRETLVTLLTSRSNLSEEQVNQVIDQIEAARDSVLQRAERVQTKAQERVRALKHQAKEQAEEVQKTAASAAWWVFGTAITSVATAAIAGILAAAGVKFLG